A single genomic interval of Antechinus flavipes isolate AdamAnt ecotype Samford, QLD, Australia chromosome 1, AdamAnt_v2, whole genome shotgun sequence harbors:
- the LOC127553954 gene encoding LOW QUALITY PROTEIN: proliferation-associated protein 2G4-like (The sequence of the model RefSeq protein was modified relative to this genomic sequence to represent the inferred CDS: deleted 2 bases in 1 codon; substituted 1 base at 1 genomic stop codon), giving the protein MSAEDEQQEQTIAEDLVVTKYKMGGDIANRVLRVVVEASTSGASVLGLCEKGDAMIMEETGKIFKKEKEMKKGIAFPTSISVNNCVCHFFPLKSDQDYILKEGDLVKIDLGVHVDSFIANVAHSLVVDASKGTPVTGRKADVIKAAHLCAEAALHLVKPGNQNTQVTDAWNKVAHSFNCTPIEGMLSHQLKQHVIDGEKTIIQNPTDQQKKDHEKAEFEVHEVCAVDVLVSLGEGKTKDAGQRTTIYKRDPSKQYGLKMKTSRAFFSEVERXFDVMPFTLRAFEDEKKAHMGVVECAKHELLQPFSVLYEKEGEFVAQFKFTVLLMPNGPMRITSGPFEPELYKSELEVQDEELKALLQSSASRKTQKKKKKKASKTAENATTGETAEENEAGD; this is encoded by the exons ATGTCGGCAGAGGACGAGCAGCAGGAACAGACGATCGCCGAGGACCTGGTGGTGACCAAGTACAAGATGGGGGGCGACATCGCCAACCGAGTCCTGAGGGTAGTAGTAGAAGCATCAACCTCGGGTGCATCTGTGCTGGGTCTGTGTGAGAAGGGAGATGCCATGATCATGGAGGAGACAGGAAAGATcttcaagaaggaaaaggagatgaaaaaaggTATTGCCTTCCCTACAAGCATCTCGGTAAATAACTGTGTCTGTCACTTCTTCCCCTTGAAGAGTGACCAGGACTACATCCTCAAGGAGGGTGACTTAGTAAAAATTGACCTGGGAGTCCATGTGGATAGTTTCATTGCAAATGTGGCCCACAGTTTGGTGGTTGATGCATCTAAGGGCACCCCAGTGACAGGGAGAAAAGCAGATGTGATTAAGGCAGCTCATCTGTGTGCTGAGGCAGCTCTGCATCTGGTCAAGCCTGGAAACCAGAACACACAAGTTACAGATGCCTGGAATAAAGTTGCCCATTCATTTAACTGCACACCAATAGAAGGTATGTTGTCTCACCAATTGAAGCAACATGTCATCGATGGAGAAAAAACCATTATTCAAAACCCCACAGACCAGCAGAAGAAGGACCATGAAAAAGCTGAGTTTGAAGTCCACGAAGTTTGTGCTGTGGATGTTCTTGTGAGCTTAGGAGAGGGCAAGACCAAGGATGCAGGACAGAGAACTACCATCTACAAACGAGATCCTTCAAAACAGTATGGtctgaaaatgaaaacttcccGTGCCTTTTTTAGCGAGGTGGAGAGGTGATTCGATGTCATGCCATTCACTCTCAGGGCATTTGAGGATGAAAAGAAAGCCCACATGGGTGTGGTGGAATGCGCTAAACATGAGCTACTACAACCATTCAGTGTTCTGTATGAGAAGGAAGGTGAATTTGTTGCCCAGTTCAAATTCACAGTACTGCTCATGCCCAATGGTCCCATGCGGATAACCAGTGGTCCCTTTGAGCCTGAGCTGTACAAGTCTGAACTAGAAGTCCAGGATGAAGAGCTAAAGGCACTC CTTCAGAGTTCAGCCAGTCGGAagacccagaaaaagaaaaaaaagaaggcctCCAAGACTGCAGAGAATGCCACCACTGGGGAAACAGCAGAAGAGAATGAAGCCGGGGACTGA